GGAAAGTAAAACTATTCGTGTACGCTATGCTTGCTCGTGATTGATTATTGAAATTAACTTCATAGCGTGACCGAAGATCATAATCAGTATTTAGAAAACTTCTACTTGGGCTCCAACGTACGTTCGTGAAATACTGAAAGGAATGGTTTTGCACTATACCCTTCTTAGGCCAAAACACACGTTCAAGGCTCAAAAGGGTTTTAAAAAGGTCGGTTCTACGAACAAAGCCCAAATCTGAACGAAAATCTTCATCTATAAAAGAAGCTTTGGCAAAGACATTGAACTTTCTTTTATTGTACCGAATTAGTGCACTTGTAGCATAGTTTCCTTTGCTATCGTCCGGTTGAAAAGATTTATGGGTAATAAATGACCCGTTCCAGGTGTTATCTTTTGAAGCCAGATTATAGTCAATACCCAAAACACGATTATATTCATCCTTGCGTTCTACAAAGTCATAGTCTTGAAAAGACTGCTTATTGATGAAGAAAACACCGATGTTAGACCTTGAGAAAATGCGTTGTTGTAATGCCAACATGGTATTATTGTTAGACGGAATTCTATTTTCTAAATCTTCTGCAGTTTGAATGTTCAAAACCCCTACACGAAGATCATTAGTCAATTTGCCGCTTAGCCTTACACCGCCTATAATATTATTTTCTATCGTTTCACCCAAGGTGTCCTGTGCGATTCCGATACGTCTTGAGAAAAACGGACTAAAATCAAAACCGTTTCCGAAACTTGCGAAAAGATCGTTATTGTCTATAAAAAATTGACGTCGTTCTGGTAACGCAATTTCAAAGCGCGTGAGGTTGGTTATAAAATTATCGACCTCCACTGTGGAGAAATCAGGATTCAAGGTAAGGTCTAGGTTTAAGCTGTTTCCTACAGATATTTTGGCATCTGCACCCACCTTTACGTTATTGAAATTACGGTTACTATCAAACTCCCTTTCCGCAATACCGTTAACATAGGGAATAAGGGCCAATGGAGTTCGCGATTTTCCCAAAGGTTTTTCAAATACCATATCGCCCATAAAGGCAAGATTGTAAATTTGTTGGTTCTGCGGAATCCTTGTCCACGTGCTGCGTTCATTGGATTGAGTTTCAATTCTGTAACTGTTAAACCGCCATTTGGTTGTGCCTTCTTCAAATTTAAAAGAGGTGAGTGGAATGACCATTTCCGCCGTAAAATAATCATCGTAAATTTTTGCATTTCCTTTCCATTTCATATCCCAAGCCAAATTAAAATCATCTTGGCTTGTACCACCGTTTGCGATGAGCCCTTCTCGGCGCACACCAAAAGGATTTATACCGAACAGAAAAGCATTAGTGCCATCGTTAAAGGTGTCAAAAACTAGCGAAAAGCTATCACTTCCACTGCCTCTAAAATCTCTTCTTAAGGATTGCGTAGCATAATTTTTACCGCTAGAATAGGCCTTAATACCTATATAAAGGTTCTTGTGATCATAAAGTACTTTTATTTGAGACTGTTTTCTTGCCAAAATAGAATCCAGCGGAAAATACTCCCAAAATTCATCCGCACTTTGTGCTAATTCCCATATAGGCTCGTCTATAATACCATCCGGGACAATTTTTTCGGAAATAAACTTTACGGTTACTGATTTGGTTTCTTGTTGGCTTTGCACAAAAGAATGGCATAACAGACATACGAAGACACAAAAAAATCTAGCCATTCACTTAGTTTTGGTTCACTCTCAAATTTAAGTGTTTACAAATTAATTTTAAGCATTACATTATGCTACATCGCCTAAATATTGAGCCAGTAAGTAAGCTTCAAGTTTATGGACCGAAACTTAGGTTCAAATAAGTTAACGGCGTAGTTGTCATTATATACAATAAAAAGGTCCGACAGTGGTGCAAAACGCCATTGCAGCCTAGAATTAATCCCTAGATTATCTCGTTGATTACTATATTGAATGAGCGTGGACCAGAATATAGATTTACTGAAGGTGATACCCACACGAGGACTAAGCAACCAAAGGTCTGCGCTAGGGAAAGGGTCCGGTAGGCTTATTTTATCGTAGTTTACATTTAAGCTCAAACGCACTTTTGGCTGTATCCTTAAGGTAAATTCTCCTTCGGCAGAAAATCGGGATCCATTAAAGAAGCTTCCTATAGAACTATTACCTTCATAAGCAAAAACGTTGGCTCTGTTGGATCGGTAGGAAAAATTTACAGTATTGAAATTATAATTTTGATTCCCCGGCAATTCTATAGCACCTTCTGTACTCGTAGGGTCAAAAGGATTGTTCAAAAAAACAAAACTATTGGAATACCCTAAGCCAAACTGGGATAAGTTTTTCATTTCAAAATCATAACTCAGGTTAATGTCGTGGTCCGTTCTTTGGAAATCCAAAGTTGGTCGCCACGTTACCATGGAAAAGAGTTGAATGCCGTGATTATTGATAGGGCCAGATGCTGGCCAAAATAAACGGTTCACGGATAATGCCGACTTAAATATATCCTTTCTTCTTATAAATCCAAGGTCGGAGGTAAAGTCCTCGTCCACGAGTACAACATCGCCAAAAACGCTCCAAAAGCGGGTGTTGCGGCCAAGGTTCGCTCCCAGTGAATAGTTCCCCACTTTATCTCCAGGTTGAAAGGATTTATGGCCATAGAATTTACCCTGCCAAACATCGTCCTTACTGGATAAATTATAATCTATCCCAACAACTCTGTTGTAACGGTCCTCTGGTAATGAGAAATCATTGGATCCAAAAGTTTCTCTATTGATAAAGAAAAAACCAATGTTGGAACGGGAAAACACTTTTTGCTGCAGTGCTAACATCATATTATTGTTGGAAACAATTTCCCTATCAAGATCTTCACCGGTTTGGATGTTCAATAAACCCAATCTAAGACCATCATTTATCTTACCGCTTAGACGTATGCCTCCAAT
This genomic window from Maribacter sp. MJ134 contains:
- a CDS encoding DUF5916 domain-containing protein, whose translation is MARFFCVFVCLLCHSFVQSQQETKSVTVKFISEKIVPDGIIDEPIWELAQSADEFWEYFPLDSILARKQSQIKVLYDHKNLYIGIKAYSSGKNYATQSLRRDFRGSGSDSFSLVFDTFNDGTNAFLFGINPFGVRREGLIANGGTSQDDFNLAWDMKWKGNAKIYDDYFTAEMVIPLTSFKFEEGTTKWRFNSYRIETQSNERSTWTRIPQNQQIYNLAFMGDMVFEKPLGKSRTPLALIPYVNGIAEREFDSNRNFNNVKVGADAKISVGNSLNLDLTLNPDFSTVEVDNFITNLTRFEIALPERRQFFIDNNDLFASFGNGFDFSPFFSRRIGIAQDTLGETIENNIIGGVRLSGKLTNDLRVGVLNIQTAEDLENRIPSNNNTMLALQQRIFSRSNIGVFFINKQSFQDYDFVERKDEYNRVLGIDYNLASKDNTWNGSFITHKSFQPDDSKGNYATSALIRYNKRKFNVFAKASFIDEDFRSDLGFVRRTDLFKTLLSLERVFWPKKGIVQNHSFQYFTNVRWSPSRSFLNTDYDLRSRYEVNFNNQSRASIAYTNSFTFLFNPFDPTRTEGAIPLPANENYFYNSVRAGYQSDQRKIFSYAIESSIGRFFNGDRFSVEGGMTMRFQPKASVSLMFNYDQIDLPQPFSSANIWLISPNIDITFSKSIFWSTLIQYSNQRDNLGFNSRLQWRFAPLSDLFLVYNDNYFVNVFAPRFRSINLKLSYWLNI
- a CDS encoding DUF5916 domain-containing protein, giving the protein MTKILSTLVLLLLFTTVHAQGVDKSFTVKHSSDKIVPDGILDEPIWEMAESAGDFQQYFPSDDVLAEYQTDIRMVTDETTLYVGIKVYSPGKDYVIPSLERDFRAGGNDNISILFDTFNDGTNAFLFGINPYGVRREALISGGGGNNSGFTTSWDVKWKGDSKIYDGYYTAEMAIPLTSFKFAEGETKWRFQSYRFDVQINENSVWYPVPQNQSIFSLAFMGDMVFEKPLGKSRTPLTIIPYANLLSDRDFSSDQGETALKVGGDAKIAIGNGMNLDITVNPDFSNVEVDNIFTNLTRFEVSLPERRQFFVDNNDLFGDFGGGRDANPFFSRRIGIATDSAGNSVENDIIGGIRLSGKINDGLRLGLLNIQTGEDLDREIVSNNNMMLALQQKVFSRSNIGFFFINRETFGSNDFSLPEDRYNRVVGIDYNLSSKDDVWQGKFYGHKSFQPGDKVGNYSLGANLGRNTRFWSVFGDVVLVDEDFTSDLGFIRRKDIFKSALSVNRLFWPASGPINNHGIQLFSMVTWRPTLDFQRTDHDINLSYDFEMKNLSQFGLGYSNSFVFLNNPFDPTSTEGAIELPGNQNYNFNTVNFSYRSNRANVFAYEGNSSIGSFFNGSRFSAEGEFTLRIQPKVRLSLNVNYDKISLPDPFPSADLWLLSPRVGITFSKSIFWSTLIQYSNQRDNLGINSRLQWRFAPLSDLFIVYNDNYAVNLFEPKFRSINLKLTYWLNI